In Defluviimonas aquaemixtae, the sequence GCGGATATCGGAATCACCTATGGCGGCGTTGACGGCTTTGCGGTCAATATGAACGCGCCGGATGCCGCGGTCGAGTTCCTCAAACTCATGACAAGCCCCCAGGTGCAACTGCGGATGATCGAGCTCGCCTCGTCGCTTCCCTCCGTGTCCGGCACGGACATCTCCATCGAGGATCCGTTTCTCAGCGGCGTCGCGAAGGAGCTTCTGGAAAGCAGCCATCACCAGCTTTATTACGATCAGGCCCTCGGCCCCGTGGCCGGAGAGACGCTGACCCAGCTTGCCATGGCGATTGGCCAGCGCGCGATGACCGGTCCCGAAGCCGCCGAGCGACTCGATGAGGTCTGGGATCGCGTGCTAATCGAGAACCGCGGTACGGAGCCGTCTCAGACGATCCCAGCTGAGTGAGAGCGGAGACTGGACGATGATTCCGTGAACCAGCGGTGATGGCCGGTGATTGCAATCTAGCGGGCCACCGCCCGCCTGCCCCCGAAATCATCGTCCAAATGGACCGAAGGCAAGCCATGAACCGTAACTCGATAGGGTCGCAAATCAGAAGAGCGGAAACTCTGATAACGGCCGAGGGCGCATTGGGTAGCACGTCAACCCCTGAACAGAGCTAGCTGATAATGCGGACGCCAAGCGGAACGTGTCAGGGTCTGCTCGGCACTACCAGTCGACTTCGAACAATCCAGTGGGCTGGACATAACCGCACAACGCCCGCTCAACCGTTCTGTTACTACTTCTATGGTCTCTTGTCCCGGTCTAGCATGACCTTGGCCTTGAGGCGCCGTGTACCGCCTGAGGCGCTGAAGCGCGATCACTCCTGTTCCCACAAGAGCCGGTCTATGCCGGCTTCGAATCCGTCGAATGTCTCGGCCAGCCGCGCTTCGATTTCTTCCTGAAACGAGAGGGCAAGCGGCAGCAGCTTTGCCATAAGCGCGCGGCCCTTTGGCGTCAGGGAAAGTTGCAGCAACCTTCGGTCGCTGTCATTTACGCTCTTGGCGATATGGCCCGCCGACTCAAGGCGCGAGGCGGCGCGGCTGACCTTGGATTTCTCCATCGCCACCCGCACCTCGATATCGCGGACGGATACGTCGCCCGAATGGGCGAGATGGGCGAGGACGCGCCATTCGGGAATCGAGATGCCAAATTCCTGCCTGTAGTGCTTCGCAAGCTCCTCGCTCAGTTTCTGGGCGGCGACGGCCACCCGATAGGGCGTGAAGCGGTCGAGGTTAAATTCCGGCAGGTGAGATTCGTTCATGCCCTGTCCTTCAACTGCGTCCAATCTCGGCGCCTCCACACGCTCCATAAACCACTATATCGTTGCATTTGCAACAAATTGACTTGACATCATTGCAAATGCAACGATAATTCTGCCCGCGCCGGCCAGTGAGACTCGGCTGTCGCGGAGGGAAATCAGATGACCCGTCACGAACTGCCGAAAGACTTGGTGCGCGCCACCGATACGACCGGCACATGCGAAGGCTACATGCCGGGCTTCGGGAACGACTTCGAGACGGAAGCCCTGCCCGGCGCTCTGCCGCGAGGCCAGAATTCGCCGCAGAAATGTAACTACGGTCTTTACGGCGAGCAATTGTCAGGCACCGCCTTCACCGCGCCGAGCCATCAGAACGAGCGGACCTGGTGCTATCGCATCAGGCCCTCTGTCAAGCATTCGGGCCGCTACGAGACTATTGCCCTGCCCTACTGGAAAACCGCGCCGCATGTCGTGGGCGACGTCATCAGCCTCGGACAGTACCGGTGGGACCCGGTGCCCCATGCCGGCGAGGAGCTCACCTGGCTGACCGGAATGCGCACGATGACGACAGCGGGGGACGTGAATACGCAAGTTGGCATGGCAAGCCACATCTACCTTGTCTCCGCTTCGATGGTGGACGGCTACTTCTACTCGGCCGACAGCGAGCTTTTGGTCGTGCCGCAGGACGGCAAGCTGCGCTTCGTCACCGAGCTGGGCGTCATCGACCTCGAACCCAGCGAAATCGCCATCCTGCCGCGCGGACTGGTCTACCGCGTGGAAGTGCTGGAGGGGCCGTGCCGCGGTTTCGTCTGCGAAAACTACGGCCAGAAATTCGAGCTTCCGGGCCGCGGCCCAATCGGCGCGAATTGCATGGCCAACCGGCGGGACTTCAAGACGCCCGTCGCCGCATTCGAGGACCGCGAGGTCCCGTCGACGCTTACCATCAAGTGGTGCGGCCAGTTCCACGAGACGAAAATCGGCCACTCGCCACTCGACGTGGTGGCCTGGCACGGCAACTACGCGCCTGTGAAATATGATTTGCGCACCTATTGCCCGATCGGCGCGGTCCTCTTCGATCATCCGGACCCGTCGATCTATACCGTATTGACGGCGCCATCGGGAGTCGCGGGGACGGCGAACATTGACTTCGTCCTCTTCCGGGAGCGCTGGTCAGTGGCCGAGCACACCTTCCGCCCGCCCTGGTATCATAAGAACGTCATGTCTGAGCTCATGGGCAACATCTACGGTCAGTACGACGCGAAGCCGCAGGGCTTTGTTCCGGGGGGGATGAGCCTTCACAACATGATGCTGCCGCACGGGCCGGACCGTGAGGCGTTCGAGAAGGCGACCTTCGCCGATCTGAAGCCCGACAAGCTCGACAACACGATGTCGTTCATGTTTGAGACCCGCTTCCCGCAGCACCTGACGGAATTCGCCGCCGAAGAGGCGCCCCTGCAAGACGACTATATCGACTGCTGGGACAGTCTGAAAAAACGCTTTGACGGTACGCCTGAAGGCAACTGGGACAAGTAGGCCCGGACATTCGCCTGCGGATCGGATGAAACGATGAGCATGAAGAAAAGCTGGGTCGAAAGCGCCAATAGTGCTGCGACCGACTTTCCTCTCAACAACCTGCCCCATGGTGTCTTCTCCGTCGGTGACGGCGACCTGCGCTGCGGCGTCGCCATCGGCGACCGGATCGTCGACGCGACCGGGCTGGAAGCCGCCGGAATCCTGCGCGCCGATCCGGAGGCCGACGTGCTCGACACGCCATTCTGGAACGACTTCATGGAGCTGGGACCGAGCGCCTGGTACGCCTACCGTCAGGTCCTGACGATGATGCTGTCCGAGGGGATGGACGAGGATGTTCAGGACCGTGTGACGGCCTGTTCCGTCCCCATGTCCGAGGCGACTTTGCACTTGCCCTTCCGCGTCGCCGAGTACACCGATTTCTATGCCGGCCGGCACCACGCCACCAACGTGGGCACCATGTTCCGCGGCCCTGAGAACGCGCTGCCGCCGAACTGGCTGTCGATCCCCATCGGCTACAACGGGCGGGCCTCATCCGTCATGGTCTCGGGCACGCGCGTATGTCGGCCGTGGGGGCAGCTCAAGGGGCCGAACGACGACCTGCCGCGCTTCGCGCCGTCGGCGCGGTTCGACTTCGAGCTCGAGCTGGGCGCGATCGTCGGGCAGCCGTCGGAGGGCATGGTTTCGGTCGCGATGGCCGACGCGATGATCTTCGGCTACGTCCTGCTTAACGACTGGTCGGCGCGCGACATCCAAGCCTGGGAATACCAACCGCTCGGCCCCTTCCAGGCCAAGGCAACGGCTACAACAATTTCACCTTGGATAGTGACCAAGGCGGCGCTGGAGCCCTTCCGCATATCGACGCCGGAGCGGGAGCGACTGCTGCTTCCCTATCTTCGCGAAACCGGACCAATGCTGTACGACATCGACCTTGAGGTTGCGCTCGCCCCGCATGGTGGGGCGCAAACCGTCATCGCCCGGACCAACTACCGCGAGATGTACTACTCCGCCGCGCAGCAACTGGCCCACCACACAAGTTCGGGCTGCCCGATGCGGGTTGGCGACCTTCTCGGCTCGGGCACCATTTCCGGACAGAGCAAGGACAGCCGCGGTTCGCTCCTGGAGCTGAGCTGGGGCGGCAAGGAACCACTCAACCTCAATGGTGGAGAGACGCGCAGCTTTCTGGAGGATGGCGACACGCTGACCTTGCGCGGGGCGGCGCACGGCAAGGACTACAGGGTCGGATTCGGGGCATGCACGGGGCAGATCCAGCCCGCAACGGAATTGCCGGGCTGGGCCAAGGAATAGTCACCGACAGGACAGCCGGGCTTATTGCGGTTCAGGGCGGCCACGCGCGGCCGTTCATTCGGATGCACGACTGGGCGGCTCACCGGCTCGACGCCAACTCGCGGTTTCTTGCCGACTGCCCAGAGTCCCCCCATCGACCTCACACGTGACAACCGGGAGACTCTGCTGGCGATTGCCTTTTTGGAGGTCATCATGTCCTGATGGCGGGCGACGCCGGACGGGTCGAGGCGAATCCCGCCGACCGGACGGGGGGGCGATGCCGATTGGAGTAGCGGAGCGGACGACAAAGTGTACTTGTTCAACCAATATGTGCTGATTGTCGCCGGCGTGCTCGCGGCAGCGCTGGCGGTCGTGTTCGTCCTCCAGCAGCGCAGGACGCCGCAATCCGCCGCCGCGTGGATCCTGTTCATCATCGTCATGCCCTATGTCGGCATCCCGATTTTCCTCATGCTCGGATTTCGCAAGCAAGGGTCGCGCTTCCCCGCGATCCAGTTCAGCGAACCCGCTGCGCCGCCTGCAGAAGACTACTCAACTGCGGAAACCCTCGCCCGGCTCGGCGCTCCGGCGGCGACTGCCGGGAACGGATTTGTCCTGCACGACACCGCCGAGCGGGCCTTGGCGGAACTCGACGCCGTCATCGCCGGCGCGACGGTTAGCCTAGACTTGCAGTTTTACATCCTTGACAATGATAGTTCGGGCCGCCGCTTAGTCCGTCTGCTGGCAGAGAAGGCGCGCGAGGGCGTGGCGGTGCGGCTGATCCTCGACAGGCTCGGCACGCTGACGCGTCCGCGCCGCGCGCTCGCCGAATTCACCGAGGCGGGTGGACAGTTGCGCTTCTTCTCTCCATTCGTCCATCCGCCGGATAACGGTCACATGAACTTGCGCAACCACCGCAAGCTTGTCATCGCGGACAATTCCGTGGTCTGGGGTGGCGGACGCAATATCGGCGACGTCTATCTCGCGCCACCCGAGGGGCGATGGCTCGACCTGAGCTTCACCGTGACCGGTCCGGTCGTGCAGCACTTCCTCGATGTCTTCGCTTCCGACTGGGACGTGAGGGGACATGCTCAGCAGTCAAGACGGGCTCGCTGGTCAATAGCGGATCAGGACGCGGTATTGCAGCTTGTCCCCTCGGGGCCGGATGAGCCGGGCGACGTCCTGCACGACGGGCTCACAAATGCGATCCACAATGCGCGGCGCCGGGTCTGGATCGCCACACCCTATCTGGTGCCGACCGAAGCGCACAGCGCAGCGCTGGCCGTCGCCGCCCGGCGGGGAGTGGAGGTCCGTCTCTTGATCCCGGACCGCTCGAATAAGTGGAGCGCCGACCATGCCCGCGGCCCCTATTTGCGCGAGCTGGGGCAAGCGGGATGCCGCGTATTCCGCTATTCGGGCGGAATGCTTCATGCCAAGGCCGGGCTGATCGACGATACCGCGTGGGTCGGTTCTGCCAATTTCGATGTCCGCTCGATGCTTCTGAACTTCGAACTCGCGCTGTTTGTCTATGATGCGGGTTCAGTCGGCGCCCTGGAGCGTTGGGCGCAGGGCCTTGCGGAGCGCTCAACCGAGGGCCTGACTGAGGCTGGTCTGCCGCGCCGCGTACTCGAGGGTTTGTTCCGCCTAGGGGCGCCCGTGCTGTGATCGGCGTCACCAGCGCAAGGCCACCACTATGGACTCACACCCCGGCGGAGGGGCCGGGGCATGAGCGTCCCGCGCGTGCGGGCATCGTCAGCGGAACCCGAGTACAAGGGGGACTTGCGGCGGTCCGCTGACGAAGGGATCAGGCGTCGTGCGCGCTGCGGTTTGCGAGCGTGACGTCGAGCGTCAGGCGCTCACCCCTGCGCAGCAGCTCGATCTGCGCCGCCGTGTCCGGTGCCTCGCCCGCGACCGCGCGTGTCAGGTCGCGCACCTCGTTGATGGGCTTGCCGGCAAAGCTCAAAACGATGTCGCCGGATTTCAGGCCCGCCTTCGCCGCAGGGCTATCCGGCATCACGCTTTCGACGACCGCACCCTTGGCCGCGTCGTAGCCGAGCACACTGGCCACTTCGTCGGACATCGGTTTTATCTGTACCCCAAGCCAGCCGCGATCGATCTTGCCGTCGTCCTTGATGTCGTCGACGATCGTCTTGACCATCTGCGAAGGCACCGCGAAGCCGATCCCAATCGACCCGC encodes:
- a CDS encoding MarR family winged helix-turn-helix transcriptional regulator — translated: MNESHLPEFNLDRFTPYRVAVAAQKLSEELAKHYRQEFGISIPEWRVLAHLAHSGDVSVRDIEVRVAMEKSKVSRAASRLESAGHIAKSVNDSDRRLLQLSLTPKGRALMAKLLPLALSFQEEIEARLAETFDGFEAGIDRLLWEQE
- the hmgA gene encoding homogentisate 1,2-dioxygenase encodes the protein MTRHELPKDLVRATDTTGTCEGYMPGFGNDFETEALPGALPRGQNSPQKCNYGLYGEQLSGTAFTAPSHQNERTWCYRIRPSVKHSGRYETIALPYWKTAPHVVGDVISLGQYRWDPVPHAGEELTWLTGMRTMTTAGDVNTQVGMASHIYLVSASMVDGYFYSADSELLVVPQDGKLRFVTELGVIDLEPSEIAILPRGLVYRVEVLEGPCRGFVCENYGQKFELPGRGPIGANCMANRRDFKTPVAAFEDREVPSTLTIKWCGQFHETKIGHSPLDVVAWHGNYAPVKYDLRTYCPIGAVLFDHPDPSIYTVLTAPSGVAGTANIDFVLFRERWSVAEHTFRPPWYHKNVMSELMGNIYGQYDAKPQGFVPGGMSLHNMMLPHGPDREAFEKATFADLKPDKLDNTMSFMFETRFPQHLTEFAAEEAPLQDDYIDCWDSLKKRFDGTPEGNWDK
- the fahA gene encoding fumarylacetoacetase, which translates into the protein MSMKKSWVESANSAATDFPLNNLPHGVFSVGDGDLRCGVAIGDRIVDATGLEAAGILRADPEADVLDTPFWNDFMELGPSAWYAYRQVLTMMLSEGMDEDVQDRVTACSVPMSEATLHLPFRVAEYTDFYAGRHHATNVGTMFRGPENALPPNWLSIPIGYNGRASSVMVSGTRVCRPWGQLKGPNDDLPRFAPSARFDFELELGAIVGQPSEGMVSVAMADAMIFGYVLLNDWSARDIQAWEYQPLGPFQAKATATTISPWIVTKAALEPFRISTPERERLLLPYLRETGPMLYDIDLEVALAPHGGAQTVIARTNYREMYYSAAQQLAHHTSSGCPMRVGDLLGSGTISGQSKDSRGSLLELSWGGKEPLNLNGGETRSFLEDGDTLTLRGAAHGKDYRVGFGACTGQIQPATELPGWAKE
- a CDS encoding phospholipase D-like domain-containing protein; this translates as MYLFNQYVLIVAGVLAAALAVVFVLQQRRTPQSAAAWILFIIVMPYVGIPIFLMLGFRKQGSRFPAIQFSEPAAPPAEDYSTAETLARLGAPAATAGNGFVLHDTAERALAELDAVIAGATVSLDLQFYILDNDSSGRRLVRLLAEKAREGVAVRLILDRLGTLTRPRRALAEFTEAGGQLRFFSPFVHPPDNGHMNLRNHRKLVIADNSVVWGGGRNIGDVYLAPPEGRWLDLSFTVTGPVVQHFLDVFASDWDVRGHAQQSRRARWSIADQDAVLQLVPSGPDEPGDVLHDGLTNAIHNARRRVWIATPYLVPTEAHSAALAVAARRGVEVRLLIPDRSNKWSADHARGPYLRELGQAGCRVFRYSGGMLHAKAGLIDDTAWVGSANFDVRSMLLNFELALFVYDAGSVGALERWAQGLAERSTEGLTEAGLPRRVLEGLFRLGAPVL